One region of Armigeres subalbatus isolate Guangzhou_Male chromosome 3, GZ_Asu_2, whole genome shotgun sequence genomic DNA includes:
- the LOC134226364 gene encoding dihydroxyacetone phosphate acyltransferase, translating to MAPPSQPESQPASDGNYLNNFRNLLGPGTSDLTDMTKSYGPAFPYPKDSHVTPAELKKLVMASERIQTIIEKESQGDVTKRTEVVNSIKAILDEIGLDESLPIIRTLGTILNFIFGRILSGLHVNETKLEHLKSKYGKQPVLYLPSHRSYGDFILMSYVSFCYNIAIPGIAAGMDFHAMAFMGSVLRSTGAFYMRRTFGNDEVYWAVFKEYMRQLVRVFDNGVEFFIEGTRSRSNKALVPKIGLLSMALEPLFMGEIPDVLVVPVSVSYDRPLEEQLFVYELIGIPKPKESTKGLLKAMSILKENYGSIYFEFGEPISVKDYFGQELDRFQHAINPSHIQTLTKSELGMIQNLAFDVVHLQQQKIVLTTFHLISIYYNYKKYLGQSITLPELVEGLSNLLDIFKDLGAITTIQKTGNPELDHHLIRTSVREALAVHRNILQLTRNEVLTIAKSHHDFSQVDKRKLKGHNLSDVVMKLSVPIFTLQLYCNPCLHWLAQPALVLLVVKHLSRSGLVRVSSLQRAVGDLRNLFAGEFVFHSRREMQDFEQAFRHLVEFGLLEHAANESTVRCVGNEGNENVYLSLVGPFICCYLQVTNVLINRFSTQSFKEKDYLTRVQEFVEQLLLQQGRNVHPYCLSLDSINLALHSLVSLGAISKSKVNGSTIFTADLIRIRSLNDTLRSYCDLLPFEYLTFQGAVTEAKL from the exons ATGGCTCCACCATCTCAGCCGGAAAGCCAGCCCGCTTCTGACGGGAACTATTTGAACAACTTCAGGAACCTTCTTGGACCCGGTACGAGCGATTTGACCGATATGACCAAAAGTTACGGACCGGCCTTTCCATACCCAAAGGACAGCCATGTGACGCCGGCCGAACTGAAAAAGCTGGTGATGGCCAGCGAACGGATACAAACTATTATTGAGAAG GAATCTCAGGGGGATGTGACTAAGAGAACAGAGGTTGTTAACAGTATTAAAGCGATTCTGGATGAGATCGGATTGGATGAAAGTCTACCGATTATTCGTACACTGGGAACGATTCTGAATTTCATTTTCGGTCGGATACTGAGTGGGTTGCACGTTAATGAGACCAAACTAGAACAC CTTAAATCAAAATACGGAAAACAACCAGTGTTATACCTGCCTTCTCATCGAAGCTATGGTGATTTCATACTGATGTCATACGTATCGTTCTGCTACAACATCGCCATCCCGGGTATTGCTGCTGGGATGGACTTTCATGCAATGGCCTTCATGGGTAGCGTACTGCGCAGTACGGGAGCGTTCTACATGCGGCGTACCTTTGGAAACGACGAAGTCTACTGGGCCGTTTTCAAGGAATACATGCGACAGCTGGTACGAGTGTTCGACAACGGGGTCGAATTTTTCATCGAGGGAACTCGAAGTCGAAGTAATAAGGCGCTGGTTCCTAAGATTGGACTTCTCTCAATGGCTCTGGAGCCACTATTCATGGGTGAAATACCGGACGTCCTAGTTGTGCCGGTCAGTGTATCCTACGACCGACCACTAGAAGAACAACTATTCGTGTATGAGCTGATCGGAATACCAAAACCTAAAGAATCGACTAAAGGATTGCTGAAGGCCATgagtattttgaaggaaaactaTGGAtctatttattttgaatttggaGAACCGATTTCAGTCAAAGATTACTTTGGACAAGAACTGGATCGTTTCCAACATGCGATAAATCCAAGCCACATACAGACCTTAACCAAATCTGAACTTGGTATGATCCAGAATCTCGCTTTTGATGTTGTGCATCTCCAACAGCAGAAAATCGTCCTAACCACATTCCACCTGATATCGATCTATTACAACTATAAGAAGTATCTCGGACAATCAATCACTCTCCCGGAACTTGTTGAAGGTCTGAGCAACTTACTTGACATATTCAAAGATCTTGGCGCTATAACGACCATCCAGAAGACCGGCAATCCAGAACTGGATCACCACCTGATACGAACGAGTGTGAGGGAAGCTCTGGCGGTACATCGGAACATTCTCCAGCTGACTCGTAATGAGGTTCTGACAATAGCCAAATCGCATCACGATTTTAGTCAGGTCGACAAACGGAAACTTAAAGGCCACAATTTGTCGGATGTTGTCATGAAACTATCGGTGCCAATTTTCACGCTTCAGTTGTACTGCAATCCGTGTCTTCATTGGTTGGCCCAACCGGCATTAGTACTGCTCGTAGTCAAACACCTGTCCCGTAGTGGCTTGGTGAGGGTGAGTAGCTTGCAGCGCGCCGTGGGAGATCTGAGGAATCTATTCGCTGGGGAATTCGTCTTCCACTCAAGGCGAGAGATGCAGGATTTTGAACAGGCCTTCAGGCACCTTGTTGAGTTTGGTCTTCTGGAGCATGCGGCGAATGAATCGACCGTTCGATGTGTTGGTAATGAGGGGAACGAAAATGTTTATCTCAGCCTGGTCGGACCCTTTATATGTTGCTATTTACAAGTTACCAACGTGCTCATAAATAGG TTCTCTACTCAGTCTTTCAAGGAAAAGGATTATCTGACTCGAGTGCAAGAGTTTGTGGAACAGCTTCTTCTTCAGCAAGGGCGGAACGTTCACCCGTACTGCTTATCGTTGGACAGTATTAATCTAGCGCTTCATTCTCTAGTCAGCCTGGGTGCCATCAGCAAATCAAAAGT AAACGGTTCTACCATCTTCACGGCAGATCTAATCCGTATCCGGTCGCTGAACGACACCCTCCGATCGTACTGCGATCTCCTGCCGTTCGAGTACCTTACCTTCCAGGGGGCCGTCACGGAAGCCAAGTTGTAG